One Camelus bactrianus isolate YW-2024 breed Bactrian camel chromosome 14, ASM4877302v1, whole genome shotgun sequence genomic region harbors:
- the DHRS12 gene encoding dehydrogenase/reductase SDR family member 12 isoform X5: MVNKRELTEDGLEKNFATNTLGVYVLTTALIPVLEKEHDSRVITVSSGGMLVQKLNTNDLQSERTAFNGTMVYAQNKRQQVVLTEHWARAHPAIHFSCMHPGWADTPGVRLSMPGFHASMGDRLRSAAQGADTVLWLALAPAATAQPSGLFFQGDFLPRCEGAQDPPSPNHPPLHETRIGNQCPHTCLLLEHRPHQLKRRN; this comes from the exons ATGGTCAATAAAAGAGAGCTCACAGAAGATGGACTTGAAAAAAACTTTGCCACCAACACTCTGG GTGTGTATGTCCTCACGACTGCCCTGATCCCTGTGCTGGAGAAAGAACACGACTCCAGAGTG ATAACGGTCTCCTCTGGAGGAATGTTGGTTCAGAAACTGAATACCAACGACCTACAGTCAGAAAGGACAGCTTTCAATGGAACTATGGTCTACGCACAAAACAAA AGGCAGCAGGTGGTTCTGACGGAGCACTGGGCCCGAGCGCACCCGGCCATCCACTTCTCCTGCATGCATCCCGGCTGGGCCGACACCCCAG GCGTGCGGCTCTCCATGCCAGGGTTCCACGCCAGCATGGGGGACAGGCTGCGCTCTGCGGCCCAGGGCGCGGACACCGTGCTGTGGCTGGCCCTCGCCCCCGCCGCCACCGCGCAGCCCAGCGGCCTCTTCTTCCAAGGTGACTTCCTCCCCAGGTGTGAAGGTGCCCAGGACCCTCCTTCCCCAAACCACCCTCCTCTCCATGAAACTCgg ATCGGAAACCAGTGCCCACACACTTGCCTCTTGCTAGAACATCGTCCTCACCAGCTGAAGAGGAGAAACTAA